One genomic window of Hymenobacter sp. J193 includes the following:
- a CDS encoding M61 family metallopeptidase has translation MLHHRLRFAFFLLLGLLAPAAAALAAPTLRYTLAMPAPQTHYFEVDVQLGGFSKAYTDVKLPVWAPGSYLVREFAKNVEGFEARAGAARLTVEKINKNTWRVFHPKAKDFTVHYRVYAYELSVRTSFLDASHGYVNGTSVFMYPAENKDLASTLTVQPAPGWTQVSTSLLPAGGSAPFTFRSSSYDELADSPIEIGTHRVLQFEANGTPHTVAMYGQTQYDEGRLLTDMKRVCEEAHRVVGQNPLDRYVFIVHNIERGTGGLEHLYSTTLSVSRNAYATEAGYKGFLGLLAHEYFHLWNVKRIRPVALGPFDYDRENYTHMLWVSEGFTEYFSNLIVQRAGYATPQAYLGDLSNSITRVENMPGNKVQPVSESSFDAWIKYYRRSENSNNSEISYYDKGELVGAMLDLMIIQETKAQKSLDDVMRYLYARYFQQLKRGFTDAEFQEAVAKVAGRRFDEFFRTRVYDVQTLDYQTALGYAGLKLVTTPVSQDAALGADFSTTGGKVTVRGVQRAGSAWQGGLNVNDEVLALDGGRISEDPNKLLAGRAPGTPVKLLVVREGRVQEVTFPLLPNSSQRYRIEQAANPTPEQQAVLAKWLPVKS, from the coding sequence ATGCTGCACCACCGTTTACGTTTCGCTTTCTTTTTGCTGCTGGGTCTGCTGGCCCCGGCAGCCGCCGCGCTGGCCGCTCCCACGCTACGCTACACCCTGGCTATGCCCGCGCCGCAAACCCACTATTTTGAAGTAGATGTGCAGCTAGGCGGCTTCTCCAAAGCCTACACCGATGTGAAGCTGCCCGTGTGGGCGCCCGGCTCGTACCTGGTGCGCGAGTTTGCCAAAAACGTAGAGGGCTTTGAAGCCCGGGCCGGAGCTGCCAGGCTCACCGTCGAGAAAATCAACAAAAACACCTGGCGCGTTTTCCACCCCAAGGCCAAGGACTTCACCGTGCACTACCGCGTGTACGCCTACGAGCTGTCGGTGCGCACCAGCTTTCTTGACGCCTCGCACGGCTACGTGAATGGCACCAGCGTATTCATGTACCCGGCCGAAAACAAGGATCTGGCCAGCACCCTCACCGTGCAGCCTGCCCCCGGTTGGACGCAGGTAAGCACCAGCCTACTGCCGGCCGGCGGTAGCGCCCCCTTCACCTTTCGCTCGTCTTCCTACGATGAGCTGGCCGACTCACCCATTGAAATCGGGACGCACCGGGTGCTGCAGTTTGAAGCCAACGGCACGCCCCACACGGTGGCCATGTACGGCCAGACGCAGTACGACGAAGGCCGCCTGCTCACGGATATGAAGCGTGTGTGTGAAGAAGCCCACCGCGTGGTAGGCCAGAACCCGCTGGACCGCTACGTATTCATCGTGCACAACATTGAGCGCGGCACCGGCGGGCTGGAGCACCTGTATTCCACCACGCTGTCGGTTTCGCGCAATGCGTATGCCACGGAGGCTGGCTACAAGGGCTTTCTGGGGCTGCTGGCGCACGAGTACTTCCACCTCTGGAACGTGAAGCGCATCCGCCCCGTCGCCCTCGGTCCGTTTGATTATGACCGCGAAAACTACACGCACATGCTGTGGGTGAGCGAAGGATTCACCGAGTACTTCTCCAACCTGATTGTGCAGCGCGCGGGCTACGCAACACCCCAGGCGTACCTGGGCGACCTGTCAAACAGCATCACACGAGTGGAGAATATGCCCGGCAACAAGGTGCAGCCCGTGTCGGAGTCGAGCTTTGATGCCTGGATCAAGTACTACCGCCGCAGTGAGAACTCCAACAACTCCGAAATCAGCTACTACGACAAAGGCGAGCTGGTCGGCGCCATGCTGGATCTGATGATCATTCAGGAAACTAAGGCCCAGAAAAGCCTCGACGACGTGATGCGCTACCTCTATGCCCGCTACTTCCAGCAGCTCAAGCGCGGCTTTACGGATGCCGAGTTTCAGGAGGCCGTAGCTAAAGTAGCCGGCCGCCGGTTCGATGAGTTTTTCCGCACCCGCGTTTACGACGTGCAGACGCTCGACTACCAGACGGCTCTGGGCTACGCCGGCCTCAAGCTGGTGACCACGCCCGTAAGCCAGGATGCCGCCCTGGGCGCCGATTTCAGCACCACTGGCGGCAAAGTCACGGTGCGGGGCGTGCAGCGCGCCGGCAGCGCCTGGCAGGGCGGCCTGAACGTAAACGACGAAGTGCTGGCCCTCGACGGCGGCCGCATCAGCGAAGACCCCAACAAGCTGCTGGCTGGCCGCGCCCCCGGCACGCCGGTGAAGCTGCTGGTGGTGCGCGAAGGCCGCGTGCAGGAAGTGACTTTCCCGCTGCTGCCCAATTCCTCCCAGCGCTACCGCATCGAGCAAGCGGCAAACCCTACGCCCGAGCAACAGGCGGTGCTGGCCAAGTGGCTGCCCGTGAAGAGCTAA
- a CDS encoding C40 family peptidase, producing the protein MWSVFLLLVVAIVGSWLYQRQPAVVAPAAVEMAPVQAVADRPAATATAYFIAKPPRKPVVVASTARADSLVRFALRQLGTNYLYAGISPETGFDCSGFVSYVFGHYGIAVPHSTALLISTGREVPRAEARPGDIVVFTGTAATSTTPGHAGIVLSKLGEPIRFVHSSSARRESGVKISEVENTDYERRFMAIRRVLQ; encoded by the coding sequence GTGTGGAGTGTTTTTCTGCTGCTGGTAGTGGCCATTGTAGGCAGCTGGCTGTATCAGCGGCAACCGGCAGTTGTTGCTCCGGCAGCGGTGGAAATGGCCCCCGTGCAGGCCGTAGCCGACCGGCCTGCCGCCACCGCAACGGCTTATTTCATTGCCAAGCCACCCCGCAAACCCGTGGTAGTAGCCTCCACTGCCCGCGCCGACAGCCTTGTGCGGTTTGCGCTTCGTCAGCTGGGCACCAATTACCTCTACGCCGGCATTTCTCCCGAAACCGGCTTCGACTGCTCGGGATTTGTAAGTTACGTGTTCGGGCACTATGGCATTGCTGTGCCCCATTCCACGGCGCTACTGATTTCGACGGGGCGGGAAGTTCCGCGCGCCGAGGCCCGACCAGGAGATATTGTGGTGTTCACGGGCACAGCCGCTACCTCTACTACCCCGGGTCACGCCGGTATTGTATTGTCGAAGCTTGGAGAGCCCATCCGGTTCGTGCACTCATCCTCGGCCCGCCGCGAATCGGGCGTTAAAATCAGCGAAGTGGAAAACACGGACTACGAGCGGCGCTTTATGGCCATTCGCCGGGTGCTGCAGTAG
- a CDS encoding DUF2147 domain-containing protein codes for MKKVLFLCLALVLGLSSLASAQKLSPLGVWTNEEKKATFEIYQCGNKLCGKIVSLTVPNDPKTGKPKTDSQNPDPKLRNRTRLGLVFMQGFEYDDDNKWDDGKIYDPESGKTYSCYMKMNSANSMEVKGYIGFSLIGRSQSWTRVK; via the coding sequence ATGAAAAAAGTACTCTTCCTCTGTCTGGCCCTGGTGCTGGGCTTGTCCTCCCTGGCATCAGCGCAGAAACTCTCTCCTCTGGGCGTCTGGACCAATGAGGAGAAAAAGGCCACTTTCGAAATTTACCAGTGTGGCAACAAGCTCTGCGGTAAGATTGTGAGCCTGACCGTGCCCAACGACCCCAAAACCGGCAAACCCAAAACCGACAGCCAGAACCCTGACCCCAAGCTGCGCAACCGTACCCGCTTGGGGCTCGTGTTCATGCAGGGCTTCGAGTACGACGACGACAACAAGTGGGATGATGGCAAAATTTACGACCCGGAAAGCGGTAAAACATATTCCTGCTACATGAAGATGAATAGCGCCAACTCAATGGAAGTGAAAGGCTATATCGGCTTCTCCCTCATTGGTCGCTCCCAGAGCTGGACGCGGGTAAAATAA
- a CDS encoding DUF2147 domain-containing protein: MKKALFYLLVWLGATLTVAAQQLSPVGTWADDRSETHVELYRCGAELCGRLVWLRSPNTPTGQPQTDLHNPDPARRNQPLLGLIIMQHFRYADDERWTYGSIYDPSNGRTYSCYLRMLQKDVLEVKGYIGFPFIGSAHRWKRVQ, translated from the coding sequence GTGAAAAAAGCCCTGTTTTACTTGCTTGTTTGGCTGGGAGCCACGTTAACGGTGGCCGCGCAGCAACTCTCCCCCGTGGGCACCTGGGCCGATGACCGGAGTGAAACCCACGTGGAACTCTACCGCTGCGGCGCCGAGCTTTGCGGGCGGCTGGTATGGCTGCGCAGCCCCAACACGCCCACCGGGCAGCCCCAGACGGACCTGCACAACCCCGACCCAGCCCGCCGAAACCAGCCGCTCCTGGGCCTCATCATCATGCAGCACTTCCGCTACGCCGACGATGAACGCTGGACCTACGGCAGTATCTACGACCCCAGCAACGGGCGCACGTATTCCTGCTACCTACGCATGCTGCAGAAAGACGTGCTGGAAGTTAAAGGCTACATCGGCTTCCCGTTTATCGGCAGTGCCCACCGCTGGAAACGTGTGCAGTAG
- a CDS encoding M1 family metallopeptidase, whose protein sequence is MTRKLLLWLAALLPAPVALAQLPATTARPTEYFAPAEPCAEAHIRQSLRQPATTVAHRQQMDRYDVKYYKLDLALENNSRAVAGHVWIKARNGKARLESLAFELFSTYVIDSMVVDRRKVTAISRADGDVTATLAAAVAPDALFDARIYYHGTAPNTTMQVLASNALDTRLSPANTNVTWSLSEPFGAYEWFPCKQVLTDKADSSDVWVTTDKINKVGSNGVLQAVTSISATKHRYEWKSRHPIAYYLISVAVSPYVEYTNYARLSNGRQVPIVNYVYNQGFLAANKVDIDYTPGFLENFSTLIVDYPFADEKYGHSMAPIGGGMEHQTMTTQSSFGFTLTAHELFHQWFGNNVTCASWEDIWLNESFASYGEYLSLQKFRPGDALIWLDDAHARAMSAPNGSVRVPPADTTNSGRIFSSRLSYKKGAAVVHMLRYLLNDDTKFFQALRTYQTTYANSTARTPDLQRIFEQQAGRSLTSFFDQWYAGEGYPTFNVEWKQAGNTLQLRTTETVSMPNVTPFFDTDLDYRITTTTGAQTVRLHQGQPVSEFSVPVAGTVTAITLDPSQWILNGAGTVTRNDGLVLAVRPAGTALPVQVFPNPCEAALHLGALPAGRWQAVITDMLGRTVLRQEVSATAATLTPRRWRRACIRWNSRRKAAARRATPGLCGAKLVLPLLTPTAGTTLCSVGRWR, encoded by the coding sequence ATGACCCGAAAACTACTGCTTTGGTTGGCTGCCCTGCTGCCCGCGCCGGTCGCCCTGGCGCAACTGCCGGCCACTACGGCCCGCCCTACCGAGTACTTTGCCCCGGCTGAGCCCTGCGCCGAAGCCCACATCCGTCAGTCCCTGCGGCAGCCCGCAACCACTGTGGCGCATCGCCAGCAGATGGACCGCTACGACGTGAAATACTACAAGCTCGATCTGGCCCTGGAAAACAACTCCCGCGCGGTGGCTGGCCACGTGTGGATAAAGGCCCGCAACGGCAAAGCCAGGCTGGAGTCGTTGGCTTTCGAGCTGTTTTCCACCTACGTAATTGACTCGATGGTCGTGGATCGGCGCAAGGTTACCGCTATCAGCCGCGCCGACGGAGACGTGACGGCCACGCTGGCCGCTGCCGTAGCGCCCGACGCCCTGTTCGATGCGCGCATCTACTACCACGGCACCGCGCCCAATACTACTATGCAGGTATTGGCCAGCAATGCCCTAGACACCCGCCTGAGTCCGGCCAATACCAACGTAACCTGGAGCCTGAGTGAGCCATTTGGCGCCTACGAGTGGTTTCCGTGCAAGCAGGTGCTCACCGACAAAGCCGACTCCTCCGACGTGTGGGTAACCACCGACAAAATCAACAAGGTGGGCTCCAATGGTGTGCTGCAGGCCGTTACCAGCATTTCGGCCACCAAGCACCGCTACGAGTGGAAGTCGCGCCATCCCATTGCCTACTACCTGATTTCGGTGGCCGTTTCGCCCTACGTGGAGTACACGAATTATGCCCGGCTGAGCAATGGGCGGCAGGTGCCTATCGTGAACTACGTGTACAACCAGGGGTTTCTGGCCGCCAATAAAGTCGATATTGATTATACGCCCGGCTTTCTCGAAAATTTCTCGACGCTGATTGTCGACTACCCGTTCGCTGATGAAAAATACGGGCACTCGATGGCGCCTATTGGCGGCGGTATGGAGCACCAGACGATGACGACGCAAAGTAGCTTTGGCTTCACCCTCACGGCGCACGAGTTATTCCACCAGTGGTTTGGCAACAACGTGACCTGTGCTTCCTGGGAAGATATCTGGCTTAATGAGAGCTTCGCCTCTTACGGTGAGTACCTGTCCTTGCAAAAATTTCGGCCCGGTGATGCCCTCATTTGGCTGGACGACGCGCACGCCAGGGCTATGTCGGCACCAAATGGCAGCGTGCGCGTACCTCCTGCCGATACCACCAATTCCGGTCGTATTTTCAGCTCACGCCTGAGCTACAAGAAAGGAGCCGCCGTGGTGCATATGCTGCGCTACCTGCTAAACGACGATACCAAGTTCTTCCAGGCGTTGCGCACGTACCAGACCACCTACGCCAACAGCACGGCCCGCACCCCCGATCTGCAGCGCATATTTGAACAGCAGGCCGGCCGCTCACTCACGAGTTTCTTCGACCAGTGGTACGCGGGCGAAGGCTACCCCACCTTCAACGTGGAGTGGAAACAGGCCGGCAACACCCTGCAGTTGCGTACCACCGAAACCGTGTCGATGCCCAACGTCACCCCATTCTTCGATACGGACCTGGACTACCGCATTACCACCACTACGGGCGCTCAAACGGTGCGCCTTCACCAGGGCCAGCCCGTGAGCGAGTTCAGTGTGCCCGTTGCAGGCACGGTAACCGCAATTACCCTGGACCCCTCCCAGTGGATTCTAAACGGTGCCGGCACCGTAACCCGCAACGACGGGCTGGTGCTGGCTGTCCGCCCGGCGGGCACTGCGCTGCCCGTGCAGGTATTTCCCAACCCGTGCGAGGCGGCCCTGCACCTCGGTGCGCTGCCGGCCGGCCGCTGGCAGGCTGTAATTACCGATATGCTGGGCCGTACGGTGCTGCGCCAGGAAGTGTCGGCTACGGCCGCCACTCTAACACCCAGGCGCTGGCGCCGGGCCTGTATCAGGTGGAACTCACGACGGAAGGCCGCAGCCAGACGCGCCACGCCCGGTTTGTGCGGCGCTAAGCTGGTGCTGCCGCTTCTAACGCCAACGGCCGGCACTACCCTGTGTAGTGTCGGCCGTTGGCGTTAG
- a CDS encoding gliding motility-associated C-terminal domain-containing protein, with translation MTFTHQDGLGKAAGTFRWDANCEALQRQPLEVTFTLQESTCRPQPRQQTVRFAVLLPETPAFLPPNIFTPNTDSKNARFELASVLPPEYCTQRFGDIKIFNRWGTQVYRSTNRSFSWDGGGLPEGVYYYLIEYSNREKFKGTITIAR, from the coding sequence ATGACGTTTACCCACCAGGATGGCCTGGGCAAAGCCGCCGGCACGTTCCGCTGGGACGCCAATTGTGAGGCCCTGCAGCGCCAGCCGCTGGAGGTAACATTTACGCTGCAGGAAAGTACCTGCCGGCCTCAGCCCCGGCAGCAAACCGTGCGCTTTGCCGTGCTGCTGCCCGAAACGCCGGCTTTCCTGCCTCCTAATATCTTCACCCCCAACACCGACAGCAAGAATGCCCGCTTTGAGCTGGCCAGCGTGCTGCCGCCCGAGTACTGCACCCAGCGTTTCGGCGACATCAAAATCTTCAACCGCTGGGGTACGCAGGTGTACCGCTCCACCAACCGCAGCTTCAGCTGGGACGGCGGCGGCCTACCCGAGGGGGTGTACTACTACCTGATTGAGTACAGCAACCGGGAGAAGTTCAAGGGCACCATTACCATTGCTCGCTGA
- a CDS encoding cytochrome c oxidase subunit III yields MSPDQPDKQRFNTIGAGQPASGFARMERVPPLLLMVYLSVGAVGILFVVLLGAYLYTRLRNGVPLGLYTLPQVFSLSTIVLLISSYTLSQANRLYRSDDLPGLVRCLSATLLLGLLFSGLQVVGWKQLLLDGSLLSGAVTLTGKASATYIYLLSALHVVHLLGGVLFLMALLWRTHHASRDGIRSLFFIRNPYRRMQLRMLSVYWHFIDGLWVVMFALFLFFY; encoded by the coding sequence ATGAGCCCCGATCAGCCCGATAAGCAGCGTTTCAATACTATAGGAGCCGGGCAGCCGGCTTCCGGCTTTGCCCGCATGGAGCGCGTGCCGCCGCTCCTGCTCATGGTGTACCTGAGTGTGGGCGCGGTGGGCATCCTGTTTGTGGTATTGTTGGGGGCTTACTTGTATACCCGCCTGCGCAACGGCGTACCACTGGGCCTATACACCCTGCCTCAGGTGTTTTCGCTGAGCACCATTGTGCTGCTCATCAGCAGCTATACCCTCAGTCAGGCCAACCGCCTGTACCGCTCCGATGATCTGCCGGGTTTGGTGCGCTGCCTGAGCGCCACCCTGCTGCTGGGGCTGCTGTTTTCTGGCCTGCAGGTGGTGGGCTGGAAGCAGCTACTGCTGGATGGTAGTTTGTTGAGCGGTGCTGTCACGCTCACGGGCAAGGCCAGCGCCACGTACATCTACCTGCTTTCGGCTTTGCACGTGGTGCATTTGCTGGGGGGCGTCCTGTTTCTGATGGCGCTGCTCTGGCGCACCCATCACGCCAGCCGTGACGGTATTCGGAGTCTGTTTTTCATCCGAAATCCGTACCGCCGCATGCAGCTGCGCATGCTGAGTGTCTACTGGCATTTCATCGACGGTCTGTGGGTGGTGATGTTCGCGTTGTTCCTGTTTTTTTACTAA